In the genome of Terribacillus sp. FSL K6-0262, one region contains:
- a CDS encoding TIGR04197 family type VII secretion effector — MGKEVAINMEVFETNVSSLKASAEALLFSQHKSYILEKTNISPFTKDLEQMVKAIELLDKYKTLLAQDIQTLKEVGETIRDTDEQLGKK; from the coding sequence ATGGGGAAAGAAGTAGCAATTAATATGGAAGTTTTCGAGACCAATGTCAGCAGTCTGAAAGCTTCGGCGGAAGCATTGCTTTTTAGCCAGCATAAAAGTTATATCCTTGAAAAAACAAATATTTCCCCTTTTACGAAAGATCTAGAACAAATGGTCAAAGCTATTGAACTTTTGGATAAATATAAGACATTACTTGCCCAGGATATCCAAACATTGAAAGAGGTAGGAGAAACAATACGGGACACTGACGAGCAGCTAGGAAAGAAATGA
- a CDS encoding DUF5082 family protein has translation MSKNLSILQSRKQSLLNGISDARSQANRWGDKINRLQEASNLLQADITTLEADKNKIDTHEIDKKRWKGKEETRFSDAYAEYQEQIQLFVKKTKQAKEAIDDEIVRCEANRANCLAGAEKLSVSLSSLEGRIKLEMKKE, from the coding sequence TTGAGTAAGAATCTGAGCATTTTGCAATCACGTAAGCAATCCTTGCTAAATGGAATCAGTGATGCAAGAAGCCAAGCCAACAGATGGGGCGATAAAATTAATCGCCTCCAGGAGGCTTCTAACCTTCTTCAGGCAGATATTACTACACTCGAAGCAGATAAAAATAAAATTGACACGCACGAAATTGATAAAAAGCGCTGGAAGGGGAAAGAGGAAACTCGATTCTCTGACGCTTATGCAGAATACCAAGAACAAATACAGCTCTTTGTAAAAAAAACGAAGCAAGCAAAAGAAGCAATTGATGATGAAATAGTCCGCTGCGAAGCGAACCGTGCTAACTGTCTGGCAGGTGCAGAGAAGCTGTCTGTATCTTTGAGCAGTTTAGAAGGTCGGATAAAGCTGGAAATGAAGAAGGAGTGA
- the essC gene encoding type VII secretion protein EssC codes for MAHKILLVAYKDKLHKCHLPERSAQRLTIGSKRKDQVTVSGLTAESVLEWDGRRLTYEQEEIRTAKQIGELHLHLLDADKANVFDIAGQQTITFGAAAYDDIRKADWNADFVLLRDEGESDFRLDVRSGNVYHNYQLLKDDAAVEDGDILFADGVLLTVYGDAIEILSDGKMEASFMELIGQEKPYAGEYPDYHRSPRIIYREPEEKRTIAKPASKPSKPSEQLARNIVPPLVMIAALVAISLIQPRGIFIIVMVLATIVTVIFSITSYVKNVRKYKADMKHREETYKKYLKRKTKELYHASEEQRHALHYHYPDVQRISEMAAATEARIYEKTIYHHDFLNFRTGLGRVDTSFEISFNEEEFTQDQDDLMDEARHLLEQFKELHDVPVVTSLMKGPVGYIGQRRLVLEQLQLLVMQLALFHSYHDLQFVTIFPEEEKEEWDWMRWLPHASVRDINVRGFIYHERSRDQVLHSLYQVLKERKLQVDEKSNSNEKIYFSPHYVVLITDEKLILDHTIMEFFNEDPSQYGVSLVFVQDVMRALPEHVKTVIDIRDSSDGKIILEEGELVNKAFQPDHFPKDFDKETVSRALAPLNHLQNLKNSIPEQVTFLEMYGVEKVEELAIQARWRSNETYKTLAVPLGLRGKEDIVQLNLHEKAHGPHGLVAGTTGSGKSEIIQSYILSLAVNFHPYEVAFLLIDYKGGGMANLFRRLPHLMGTITNLDRAQSKRALASIKAELQKRQRLFGEHDVNHINQYQKLFKQGKVEEPMPHLFLISDEFAELKSEQPDFMKELVSTARIGRSLGIHLILATQKPSGVVDDQIWSNSKFKLALKVQNASDSNEIIKTPDAAEITLPGRAYLQVGNNEIYELFQSAWSGADYVPDKNNEDHVDLTIYSINDLGQYDILTEDLSGLEQKESIEKIPSELDAIIDHIADYTEEQQIEPLARPWLPPLPEKIYGPELHPVAFRDAWKEPKKPLEPMIGLLDQPELQQQIPLTLNLSKDGHIAVFSSPGYGKSTFLQTVVIDLVKQHNPEHLHVYLLDFGTNGLLPLKNLPHVADTFLIDQVEKVGKLTRMLADVMRQRKQKLSQFGVANIELFEKASGETVPNICLVIDNYESVRDSDFNDDFEKVITQIAREGASIGIHLIISAGRQSAMRMPLLSNIKTQIALYLIDSNEARSIVGRTDIEIEEIPGRGLMKIEDPALFQTMLPEHGQEVLEILDRIQDLANDMNEAWDGDYPDAIPMMPEGVVDFQQFKEQRRTKRIVEEKKVPLGLDFEEVLPVAYNPALYDHLTVISDRKDRLDRMINSVAKNMTLLKDVYQTMLIDTEDQDFAGIGKDMHAYVSDSIGVATIKNEIIHEIKQRNAEGITEPMWLVQVADLQDFTERAGLTLEEATLMMERGAKAGIYFIICSVYNYLGTSYEQVPKYLRSQAIFGLVGMRLGDQDLFKQPFIRQEKYPEPYECYVAMDHQHVKVKIPE; via the coding sequence ATGGCGCATAAAATACTGCTTGTAGCTTATAAAGATAAACTGCATAAATGCCATTTGCCGGAACGATCAGCTCAAAGGCTGACTATTGGGAGCAAGCGCAAAGATCAGGTGACTGTAAGCGGGCTGACAGCGGAATCAGTACTGGAATGGGATGGCCGGAGATTAACCTATGAGCAGGAAGAGATTCGCACTGCAAAGCAAATAGGGGAACTGCATCTTCATTTGCTTGACGCTGACAAAGCCAACGTGTTTGATATTGCCGGCCAGCAAACGATCACATTTGGCGCGGCTGCCTATGATGATATACGCAAAGCGGATTGGAATGCTGATTTCGTCCTTTTGCGGGATGAAGGAGAATCCGATTTCCGTTTGGATGTACGAAGCGGGAATGTCTACCATAACTATCAGCTCCTGAAAGATGACGCAGCGGTCGAGGACGGAGATATTTTATTTGCTGATGGTGTCTTGCTGACAGTATATGGAGATGCGATTGAAATCCTATCCGATGGGAAGATGGAAGCGTCATTCATGGAACTGATCGGCCAGGAGAAACCCTACGCAGGGGAGTATCCGGACTATCATCGTTCACCGCGTATCATTTACCGGGAACCGGAAGAGAAACGGACGATTGCAAAACCAGCCAGCAAACCAAGTAAACCGAGTGAGCAATTGGCGAGGAATATCGTACCGCCGCTTGTCATGATTGCGGCTTTGGTTGCAATTTCCCTGATTCAGCCGCGAGGGATTTTCATTATCGTAATGGTGCTCGCCACAATTGTGACGGTTATATTTTCGATCACGTCTTATGTGAAGAATGTACGGAAATACAAAGCGGATATGAAGCATAGGGAAGAAACGTACAAAAAATACCTGAAGCGTAAAACGAAGGAACTTTATCATGCGAGTGAGGAACAGAGACATGCGCTGCATTACCATTACCCTGATGTACAGAGGATATCGGAAATGGCAGCTGCCACGGAAGCGCGAATCTATGAAAAGACAATCTATCATCATGATTTCCTGAATTTCCGGACGGGATTGGGACGTGTGGACACCAGCTTCGAGATTTCATTCAACGAAGAGGAATTCACCCAGGATCAGGATGACTTGATGGATGAAGCGAGGCATTTGCTCGAGCAGTTCAAGGAATTGCATGATGTCCCGGTCGTCACTTCTTTAATGAAGGGACCTGTCGGATATATAGGACAGCGCAGGCTCGTGCTGGAACAGCTTCAGCTATTGGTCATGCAACTAGCATTATTCCACAGCTATCATGATCTGCAGTTCGTGACGATTTTCCCGGAAGAAGAGAAGGAAGAATGGGATTGGATGCGCTGGCTGCCGCATGCAAGTGTGCGTGATATCAACGTCCGCGGCTTCATCTATCATGAACGTTCGCGTGATCAGGTACTTCACAGCCTCTATCAAGTGCTGAAAGAGCGGAAGCTGCAGGTCGATGAAAAAAGCAATTCCAATGAGAAGATTTATTTCTCCCCTCATTACGTCGTGCTGATCACCGATGAGAAACTGATACTGGATCATACCATCATGGAATTCTTCAATGAAGATCCGAGCCAATATGGTGTATCGCTCGTCTTCGTCCAGGATGTCATGCGTGCATTGCCGGAGCATGTGAAGACTGTCATCGATATCCGTGACAGCAGCGACGGAAAGATCATCCTGGAAGAAGGGGAGCTCGTCAATAAAGCATTCCAGCCGGATCATTTCCCGAAGGATTTCGATAAAGAAACTGTTTCCCGGGCATTGGCACCGCTGAATCATTTGCAAAACCTGAAGAACTCCATCCCGGAACAAGTGACCTTCCTGGAAATGTACGGAGTGGAAAAAGTCGAAGAGCTGGCAATCCAAGCTCGCTGGCGCTCCAATGAGACATATAAGACACTCGCCGTGCCGCTTGGACTGCGGGGGAAAGAGGATATTGTCCAGCTTAACCTCCATGAGAAAGCGCATGGACCGCACGGATTGGTGGCGGGTACGACGGGATCTGGTAAATCGGAAATCATCCAATCCTATATTCTCTCGCTTGCGGTAAACTTCCATCCATATGAGGTGGCCTTCCTCCTGATCGATTATAAGGGCGGAGGTATGGCGAATCTGTTCCGCAGGCTTCCACATTTGATGGGGACGATCACCAACTTGGATCGTGCTCAATCAAAGCGGGCCTTGGCTTCCATTAAAGCGGAGCTGCAGAAACGGCAGCGTTTGTTCGGGGAGCATGATGTAAATCATATCAACCAATATCAGAAGCTGTTCAAGCAAGGAAAAGTGGAAGAACCAATGCCGCATTTATTCCTGATTTCGGATGAGTTCGCCGAATTGAAATCAGAGCAGCCTGATTTTATGAAGGAGCTTGTATCGACGGCTCGGATCGGCCGTTCATTGGGAATTCATTTGATCCTGGCAACACAGAAACCAAGCGGGGTTGTGGATGATCAAATCTGGTCTAACTCCAAATTCAAATTGGCATTGAAGGTGCAGAATGCCAGCGATTCGAATGAAATCATCAAAACACCTGATGCAGCGGAAATCACCCTGCCAGGCCGGGCGTATCTGCAAGTCGGGAACAATGAAATCTATGAATTGTTCCAAAGCGCATGGAGCGGCGCGGATTATGTACCGGACAAAAACAATGAAGATCATGTGGATCTTACTATTTACAGTATCAATGATTTAGGACAATACGATATTCTGACGGAAGATTTAAGCGGACTCGAGCAGAAGGAGTCCATCGAGAAGATACCATCAGAGCTTGACGCAATCATTGACCATATCGCCGATTACACGGAGGAGCAGCAGATCGAACCATTGGCACGTCCATGGCTGCCGCCCCTGCCGGAGAAGATTTATGGACCGGAACTGCATCCAGTGGCATTCCGGGATGCATGGAAAGAACCGAAAAAGCCTCTTGAGCCAATGATCGGCCTGCTCGACCAGCCGGAATTGCAGCAGCAAATCCCACTGACTTTGAACTTATCGAAGGACGGTCATATCGCCGTATTCTCAAGCCCAGGCTACGGCAAGTCCACGTTCCTGCAGACTGTCGTCATCGATTTGGTAAAGCAGCATAATCCAGAGCATTTGCATGTATACCTGCTTGATTTTGGCACGAACGGTCTGCTTCCATTGAAAAACCTGCCGCATGTGGCAGATACCTTCCTTATCGACCAGGTGGAAAAGGTGGGGAAACTAACCCGCATGCTTGCAGATGTCATGAGGCAGCGTAAACAAAAGCTTAGTCAATTTGGCGTAGCCAACATAGAGCTGTTCGAAAAAGCAAGCGGCGAAACAGTACCGAATATTTGCCTTGTGATCGATAACTATGAATCTGTCAGGGACAGTGATTTCAATGATGATTTCGAAAAAGTCATCACGCAGATTGCTCGTGAAGGTGCCAGCATCGGGATCCATCTGATCATCAGTGCCGGCCGTCAGAGTGCAATGCGAATGCCGCTGCTGTCCAATATCAAGACCCAAATCGCGCTGTACTTGATTGATTCCAACGAAGCAAGATCGATTGTCGGCCGGACCGACATCGAAATCGAAGAGATACCAGGGCGGGGCCTTATGAAAATCGAGGATCCGGCACTATTCCAGACAATGCTGCCTGAACACGGTCAGGAAGTATTGGAAATCCTCGATCGGATCCAAGATTTGGCCAATGATATGAATGAAGCGTGGGATGGTGATTATCCGGATGCCATCCCGATGATGCCAGAAGGCGTCGTCGACTTCCAGCAGTTCAAGGAGCAGCGCCGTACGAAACGGATCGTGGAAGAAAAGAAAGTACCGCTTGGACTGGATTTCGAGGAAGTATTGCCTGTTGCCTACAATCCGGCCCTATATGATCATTTGACTGTCATCAGCGATCGAAAGGACAGACTGGATCGCATGATCAACTCGGTGGCAAAGAATATGACCTTATTGAAAGATGTCTATCAAACCATGCTGATCGATACGGAGGATCAGGATTTTGCTGGTATCGGAAAAGATATGCATGCATACGTTTCCGACAGCATTGGAGTCGCCACGATAAAAAATGAAATCATCCACGAAATCAAGCAGCGCAACGCAGAAGGTATCACGGAACCTATGTGGCTTGTCCAGGTTGCGGATCTGCAGGACTTCACCGAACGTGCCGGACTCACACTCGAAGAAGCGACACTCATGATGGAACGGGGAGCCAAAGCCGGCATCTACTTCATTATTTGCAGTGTCTACAATTATCTTGGCACCAGCTACGAACAAGTACCGAAGTATCTGCGCAGCCAGGCCATCTTTGGCCTTGTCGGCATGCGCCTTGGCGATCAGGACCTCTTCAAGCAGCCATTCATCCGCCAGGAGAAATATCCTGAACCGTATGAATGCTATGTCGCGATGGATCACCAGCATGTGAAGGTGAAAATTCCGGAATAG
- the essB gene encoding type VII secretion protein EssB — protein sequence MNEKKMELDNITYTLKQEKQAVHITLPVSQTSVKDIRQLHLMQQPSDLFAPMEIQEQEDTFEFIYTIHPDRKKWSDIQKLRQNDKLRVLSNIGKLEQFLSSRITFFLHPDNLVFDENLMPQVIHRGVRHIAPPFDMQSETFLKQYKCMCIAMFSKKYTFDQLYHGSLENANESDFEKGIQKLESIEALRRFLLENYTKEQNKTDKTMSFVPAKRFRLYKRLSIIMITLSVLLAVPLVYFALIKEPFQDKQLDAHGEFLADNYNKVISTLAEEDPEKLPSQTKYALAYSYIQVEALSDEEKESILKNVTLKSDQDYLLYWIYNGRGELDTSLDKAKYLDDPQLIIYGLIKKIEQVKNNPDLSGTDRDSQVEELQNQLDQLVEEYDLDPLGEESDQESASGEQQNAKEEKNDQEEK from the coding sequence ATGAATGAGAAAAAAATGGAATTGGATAATATTACATATACGCTGAAGCAGGAAAAGCAAGCAGTCCATATAACGCTTCCAGTATCACAAACCTCGGTGAAGGATATCCGGCAGCTGCACTTGATGCAACAGCCTTCCGACCTGTTTGCACCTATGGAGATACAGGAACAGGAGGATACTTTTGAATTCATCTATACCATCCATCCCGATCGTAAAAAGTGGTCCGACATCCAGAAGCTGCGCCAAAATGATAAGCTGCGCGTTTTGAGCAATATTGGCAAGCTGGAGCAATTCCTATCAAGTCGGATCACTTTTTTCCTTCATCCTGACAATCTCGTATTTGATGAGAACTTGATGCCGCAGGTGATCCATCGCGGTGTCCGTCATATCGCACCCCCATTCGATATGCAGTCAGAGACATTCCTTAAACAATATAAATGCATGTGCATCGCCATGTTTTCCAAGAAGTACACATTCGATCAGCTTTATCATGGCTCCCTGGAGAATGCGAATGAGTCCGATTTTGAGAAGGGCATCCAAAAGCTTGAATCGATCGAAGCATTGAGGCGCTTCCTTCTGGAAAATTACACAAAGGAACAGAATAAAACAGATAAGACGATGAGCTTTGTACCGGCGAAACGGTTCCGATTGTATAAGCGTTTGTCGATCATCATGATCACCCTCAGTGTTTTGCTTGCTGTCCCGCTCGTGTACTTTGCCCTGATCAAGGAACCATTCCAGGATAAGCAATTGGATGCCCATGGGGAGTTCCTGGCAGACAACTATAACAAAGTCATTTCGACATTGGCAGAAGAGGATCCGGAAAAGCTTCCGAGCCAGACAAAATATGCACTGGCGTATTCCTATATCCAGGTGGAAGCATTATCGGATGAGGAAAAAGAATCGATATTGAAGAATGTCACACTGAAAAGTGACCAGGATTACTTGCTTTATTGGATCTACAATGGACGTGGTGAATTGGATACTTCTTTGGATAAAGCCAAATATCTCGATGATCCGCAGCTGATCATTTACGGATTGATCAAGAAAATCGAACAAGTGAAAAACAATCCTGACCTTTCCGGGACGGATCGGGACAGTCAAGTGGAGGAGCTTCAAAATCAGCTGGATCAGTTGGTGGAGGAATATGATTTAGATCCTTTAGGTGAGGAATCCGATCAAGAATCAGCTTCAGGAGAACAGCAGAACGCAAAAGAAGAAAAAAATGACCAAGAAGAGAAATGA
- a CDS encoding EsaB/YukD family protein produces MVNTKHINVTMDFQHIFGEGSVYDLRIPTQLTVKQLLHHVMDTLHLDQSDTYSTIKIITKHLVLADDDYLRDYPVTDGDILVVL; encoded by the coding sequence ATGGTCAATACGAAACATATCAATGTCACGATGGACTTTCAGCATATCTTCGGGGAAGGTTCTGTGTATGATTTGCGCATTCCCACTCAGCTGACGGTGAAGCAGCTGCTCCATCATGTGATGGATACATTGCATTTGGATCAAAGTGATACCTATTCGACGATTAAAATCATAACCAAGCACCTTGTCCTGGCGGATGATGACTACCTAAGAGACTATCCGGTGACAGATGGCGATATACTTGTAGTCTTGTAA
- the essA gene encoding type VII secretion protein EssA, whose translation MTTKRKWVDLAFIFTIFLLMLLPIEASAETHSGEEESERGGLQLQIDRIQKEDVKTDLKETEKEKVFPGLFNGETTDEIRQKAETKREQAEALQDRVFTLELHQKSPLEEVQKTLFTADYVFEAANGQNEADEPEKDSGNGVLVFLIGIALALCIGLYMLMRKLLD comes from the coding sequence ATGACGACCAAACGGAAGTGGGTTGATTTGGCGTTCATATTCACCATCTTTCTGCTGATGCTTCTGCCTATCGAAGCATCAGCAGAAACTCATTCTGGTGAAGAGGAAAGTGAACGCGGTGGCCTTCAATTGCAAATCGACCGTATCCAAAAAGAAGATGTGAAAACAGATTTGAAGGAAACAGAAAAGGAAAAAGTGTTCCCGGGATTGTTCAATGGCGAAACGACAGATGAAATCCGGCAAAAAGCTGAAACGAAAAGGGAACAAGCAGAAGCTTTGCAGGATAGAGTCTTTACACTTGAACTCCATCAAAAATCCCCTTTGGAAGAAGTGCAGAAAACATTGTTCACTGCAGATTATGTCTTTGAAGCAGCGAACGGTCAAAATGAAGCAGATGAGCCTGAAAAGGATTCAGGAAATGGTGTATTAGTATTCCTGATCGGAATTGCACTTGCATTATGTATCGGCCTATATATGCTGATGCGAAAACTATTGGATTAG
- the esaA gene encoding type VII secretion protein EsaA yields the protein MKKFDKRWILFLVLIVLLASGLSYLTLHQETTKTAEQPQTQNMSVALVNEDQGATLNGTELAFGDAFVNSVSESDDNEWFVVSRGVAESGLKNNTYDMMIVIPNDFSEKSLNITAEAPEQVVLQYKINASENPRMKEQAEKTASDILNDFNRRIIDVYFASIIGNLQNAQDNIGQMVNRQAVYTNAYNSDIFQPLSGYTDQFGMVRENTEVSKDSFTSFGELLNSYEEQLADESQLGEDFVSSLDEVMNIKEANNTNLLSFQDQINQFSQGLTAGEVDQRLDQLVSTNEAINRQFAAAQQNAADSIMRQPATPLNTTNIYSGSVSLQRQLQDSSERVASLQQDIDAYLTESNEKFRAKIEDRIRNTIDKELAEDQNLNINMLFEDPNQVARNRINHAIGKLPSLEIEDFQDVGLPESTVDEIGNVIRMTKKYQSDFKPVNIDRDPSPTLKDEFERLNEKLTKEGVQVTDTVHIPENKKEGQIFRLEVPKGFSVEYLGIQLPGEEEQGYTGSLVDGEVKLPANREGEFKVSLTLKKDEGSFDVYKPIAWSWTLEQKDLEDVDKPDELAYTPAAGNLLATTQVNNGDQAPEEGKTEEELPAEETPSDGGGTSPGGGTEPDENAETPTDPPADDQEDNQGGNDTENPDDTMEPGTPDDSADQPDDDKPEEEEPGEEEKPEEPEKLYIKDHTIRHEISTPVEDLDDTTETLIHTVTNTISAYQELGSQYESYFGFGLHSLPDDFGSGNLRDLADKDSLYYLFNKKDIKDLLADYMTSQITGSVTEQLRTPAEAFRQKVGNYQTKVQQAIADADTLTSQVAAATEQAAVLNENVSQTLEDVAAWREQALGLLEEQEEIQTNAQGEQEAVLTLGSEFQPLLTSSQTLAQQAQSNTDTADQVYETFENIDTQAREIEQSGTDIVSDAEQLASNLTDKLSNDQDFAENFTEVLANSRVGDRQNENLYDFLSNPVQTSNEGTIAAQGKTIFTPYYLVLISFIVVLFTAYVISTLHMRRKQDDQFAADTSLMIQNAPITVITAGIGLLEGIVIGIVSSYYLPIDDLNKLQLTAVMALLIMAMLLVATYLLRQVKMIGMFILLAIFSLYLFFTDAIGTASTAFPTIEKFSPLQYMETFMLRIVEGSVNYVVAIFVLVIAAAAGALANLLVLSQSEKGVDNADDDQTEVG from the coding sequence CGGAGAAATCGCTGAATATAACGGCGGAAGCACCGGAACAGGTCGTGCTGCAGTATAAGATCAATGCATCCGAGAATCCGCGTATGAAAGAACAGGCGGAGAAAACGGCAAGTGATATACTGAATGATTTTAACAGAAGGATCATCGATGTCTATTTCGCCAGCATCATAGGCAATCTGCAGAACGCGCAGGACAATATCGGTCAAATGGTCAACCGCCAAGCAGTATATACGAACGCTTATAACTCCGATATATTCCAGCCGTTGTCCGGATACACCGACCAATTCGGTATGGTAAGGGAAAATACCGAAGTATCCAAGGATAGTTTTACAAGCTTTGGGGAGTTATTGAATTCCTACGAGGAACAGCTTGCCGATGAAAGTCAATTGGGAGAAGACTTCGTCAGCAGCTTGGATGAAGTGATGAATATAAAGGAAGCAAATAATACGAATCTACTAAGCTTCCAGGATCAAATCAATCAATTCAGTCAGGGATTGACTGCAGGGGAAGTGGATCAGCGCCTGGATCAGCTGGTTTCAACGAATGAAGCAATCAACCGTCAGTTTGCTGCAGCCCAGCAAAATGCCGCCGATTCGATCATGCGCCAGCCGGCAACCCCTCTTAATACAACAAATATCTATTCTGGTTCCGTTTCCCTACAGCGACAGCTGCAGGATTCCTCTGAAAGAGTCGCTTCCCTTCAGCAGGATATTGATGCATATCTGACAGAAAGCAATGAAAAATTCCGGGCTAAAATCGAAGACAGAATCAGGAATACGATTGATAAAGAGCTGGCCGAAGACCAGAACTTGAACATCAACATGCTGTTCGAAGACCCCAATCAAGTCGCTCGGAACAGGATCAACCATGCAATCGGAAAACTGCCATCTTTGGAGATTGAGGACTTTCAGGATGTAGGATTACCGGAAAGTACTGTGGATGAGATCGGTAATGTCATTCGAATGACGAAAAAATATCAAAGTGATTTCAAGCCCGTGAATATTGATCGGGACCCCTCTCCGACGTTGAAAGATGAGTTTGAGAGATTGAATGAAAAACTGACCAAAGAAGGTGTCCAGGTAACGGATACTGTTCACATTCCTGAAAATAAAAAAGAAGGTCAGATTTTCCGTCTGGAAGTCCCGAAAGGCTTCTCTGTTGAATATTTGGGCATCCAGCTTCCTGGGGAAGAAGAACAAGGCTATACGGGATCCCTGGTGGACGGAGAAGTGAAACTGCCAGCAAACCGTGAAGGTGAATTCAAAGTCAGCCTTACATTGAAAAAGGATGAAGGAAGCTTTGATGTATATAAACCGATTGCGTGGAGCTGGACGTTAGAACAAAAGGATTTAGAAGATGTCGATAAACCAGATGAATTAGCTTATACACCTGCAGCAGGCAATCTGCTTGCAACCACACAAGTGAACAACGGCGATCAAGCACCTGAGGAAGGTAAAACGGAAGAAGAGCTTCCGGCAGAGGAAACACCATCAGACGGCGGGGGAACTTCGCCTGGGGGTGGAACTGAGCCGGATGAAAATGCAGAAACGCCAACTGATCCCCCGGCAGATGATCAAGAAGATAATCAGGGGGGGAATGATACGGAAAACCCTGATGATACGATGGAACCAGGCACGCCTGATGATTCCGCCGACCAGCCGGATGATGATAAGCCGGAAGAAGAAGAACCGGGTGAAGAAGAAAAACCTGAAGAGCCAGAGAAGCTTTATATCAAAGACCATACCATCCGGCACGAAATCAGTACGCCGGTGGAGGACTTGGATGATACGACAGAGACATTGATCCATACAGTGACCAATACCATTTCTGCCTATCAGGAACTAGGCTCGCAATATGAGAGCTACTTTGGCTTTGGTCTGCACAGTCTGCCTGATGATTTTGGTTCTGGCAACCTGAGGGATCTAGCTGACAAAGACTCCCTGTATTACCTGTTCAACAAAAAAGACATCAAGGACTTGCTCGCAGACTACATGACAAGCCAAATCACCGGCAGCGTAACGGAACAGCTTCGCACACCTGCAGAAGCATTCCGTCAGAAGGTTGGTAATTACCAAACAAAAGTACAGCAGGCCATTGCAGATGCTGATACACTGACCAGCCAGGTTGCCGCTGCAACGGAGCAAGCGGCTGTCTTGAATGAGAATGTGAGCCAGACATTGGAGGATGTCGCTGCTTGGCGTGAACAAGCACTTGGACTGCTGGAGGAGCAGGAAGAGATTCAGACAAATGCACAAGGTGAACAGGAAGCCGTGCTTACTTTGGGCAGCGAATTCCAGCCGCTGCTGACTTCGAGTCAGACGTTAGCCCAGCAAGCGCAAAGCAACACGGACACGGCTGATCAAGTCTATGAGACCTTCGAGAATATCGATACACAAGCAAGGGAAATCGAGCAGAGCGGCACTGACATAGTGAGTGATGCAGAACAGCTTGCTTCCAATCTGACAGACAAATTGTCCAATGATCAGGACTTCGCCGAGAACTTCACCGAAGTGCTGGCAAACAGCCGGGTTGGCGACAGGCAGAATGAGAATCTCTATGACTTCCTTTCCAATCCTGTTCAAACAAGCAATGAGGGTACGATTGCAGCGCAAGGTAAAACAATTTTCACACCTTACTATCTAGTGCTGATCAGTTTCATCGTCGTCCTCTTTACGGCTTATGTCATCTCAACCTTGCATATGAGACGCAAGCAAGACGACCAATTCGCAGCAGATACATCACTGATGATACAAAATGCCCCGATCACTGTCATCACAGCAGGTATCGGATTGCTGGAAGGTATCGTCATCGGGATCGTTTCGAGCTACTATTTGCCGATTGACGATCTGAATAAGCTGCAATTGACTGCTGTCATGGCCCTGCTCATCATGGCGATGCTGCTGGTGGCGACGTACTTGCTGCGGCAGGTGAAGATGATCGGTATGTTCATCCTGCTTGCGATTTTCAGTCTGTATCTGTTCTTTACAGATGCAATCGGGACAGCAAGCACAGCGTTCCCGACAATCGAGAAGTTTTCTCCTCTGCAGTACATGGAAACATTCATGCTTCGTATTGTAGAAGGCTCGGTCAACTACGTCGTTGCGATCTTTGTATTGGTAATCGCAGCTGCGGCAGGGGCCCTGGCCAACCTATTGGTGCTCAGCCAATCGGAAAAAGGAGTAGATAATGCCGATGACGACCAAACGGAAGTGGGTTGA